One region of Jatrophihabitans cynanchi genomic DNA includes:
- a CDS encoding SDR family oxidoreductase: MILVTTAGKVGAETARLLAEQAWSVRILVRDRDAVAGWAALGAEAVVGDLDDPAAVDAAMDGISTVALVRPAVPAHELAVVASAVKAGVDHLVKVTSKASADSPILRRRNQAAIEQRGQRQRPCAGSVRNRRRRLRHQRRT; this comes from the coding sequence ATGATCCTCGTGACAACAGCCGGCAAGGTCGGGGCCGAGACCGCCCGCTTGCTGGCCGAACAGGCATGGTCGGTGCGGATCCTGGTCCGCGACCGCGACGCGGTCGCCGGCTGGGCGGCGTTGGGCGCCGAGGCGGTTGTCGGCGACCTGGACGATCCGGCAGCCGTTGACGCGGCCATGGACGGCATATCGACCGTCGCGCTGGTCAGACCTGCGGTGCCGGCGCACGAACTCGCGGTGGTGGCCAGTGCCGTCAAGGCGGGTGTGGACCACCTGGTGAAGGTGACGAGCAAGGCCTCGGCCGACTCCCCGATCCTGCGCCGGCGCAACCAGGCCGCGATCGAGCAACGCGGCCAGCGACAACGCCCGTGCGCTGGCTCTGTTCGCAACCGGCGACGCCGACTACGTCACCAGCGACGTACCTGA
- a CDS encoding YceI family protein has protein sequence MSSTAQAITELTGDYTIDPAHSRIGFVARHAMVTKVRGSFTRFQGIVHLDEHDLARSNARVVIEAPSIDTGNQDRDAHLRGNDFFAMDEFPEITFTSSGVEQVGEQDFTLTGELTVKGVTRTVTIEFAFQGTAKDPYGNLRAGFEGKTTINRRDFGVTTNFALETGGVLVSDKIALEFDISLIRS, from the coding sequence ATGTCCAGCACCGCCCAAGCCATCACCGAACTCACCGGCGACTACACCATCGACCCGGCCCACAGCCGCATCGGCTTCGTGGCCCGTCACGCCATGGTGACCAAGGTGCGCGGCTCGTTCACCCGCTTCCAAGGCATCGTCCACCTGGACGAGCACGACCTGGCGCGCTCGAACGCACGGGTCGTGATCGAAGCGCCCAGCATCGACACCGGGAACCAGGACCGTGACGCCCACCTGCGCGGCAATGACTTCTTCGCGATGGACGAGTTCCCCGAGATCACCTTCACCAGCAGTGGTGTCGAGCAGGTCGGCGAACAGGACTTCACCCTCACCGGCGAGCTGACCGTCAAAGGCGTCACCAGGACCGTCACCATCGAGTTCGCCTTCCAGGGCACCGCCAAGGACCCGTACGGCAACCTCCGGGCCGGCTTCGAAGGCAAGACCACCATCAACCGCCGCGACTTCGGCGTCACCACCAACTTCGCCTTGGAAACCGGCGGTGTCCTGGTCAGCGACAAGATTGCACTCGAGTTCGACATCTCGCTGATCCGCTCCTGA